The genomic stretch TTGCCCAGCAACAACCACCTTTCTTTCTGCGCTGCAAATAATCTATCTCCGCATCCATTGAACCAATGAAAGCTAGTTTTGTTTATTTTAGCGGCTACTGCATCCAAAGCTTAGCTCAAGTGCTCAATCATACCTGGTGGCATAAAAAATGGTAAGTGATACTTCGACGCACCAGAAAGTTCACAAGTTGTAAGCCCGAGATAGTTACTAATCCAGAGCATCATTTTGTGGGCACGGGATTTGATCCAGAAACCCTAAACTAGTGAAGTAATTAATGGTGGGGCTACATAAAATGAAAGGAGTACCTGACCATTTGTTTGTTTAGAGTGAGCAGAGCCCCACCGCCAATGATGTGGTCCTTTCCTGAACGGATCATGTGCGTGCATGATAGAACACGCTAGTAAGGGACTGAAGAAGCCACCTAGCATTTCACCAAACTTGATAAGCTTCGGATTGGTTCTGTCACCAACGTTAGCATCAAGTTGAGCAGTTGATTTGACTCCTGTTCGTGTACATTTGGCTGAAGGATGCACAAACTGATCTCTAAATTGACACTTGTACCATATGGTTGAACAATCAATAGCTTAAGGCTAAATAATAGGCGAAAGCAAAAGTCCATTGGACTGTTATAGAGAAGTGTGCAGTCAGCTTGGTTAATCAATAAGAGAAGCAAAGCCTAACAATCAATGATCTGGAGACAGTGagtaaacacatcataaatagaGTTAATCACAAACACCACCGTCTTTACCCCTGGAAGAACAAATGACATGAAAATAACACTGGTTCATTCAGTAACTATTCTGCAACTTTTGTTTTACAACGCAGAAGCAAAGCCGTGTTGCAGTTGATCAATTAAAGCAAGTAAAGAACAAGGTAATGATAAAATACACAAAACCAAACAGACGACAAGAAATCCTCGCGGATTTGGCTGGTTGCACTGAAACTTGAAGGATTTAGGAAATACAGCAACAATCACAAGATATGTACCATACGGAACACCGTTTTTTGGGGGGTATTTGGGGGTAGTAAGAACCAACGAGTTACCTCGAAGACACGGAGTTGAGGGAACGGGCGAAGCTATTAATGGCACCGTAACTCCTGGAGCTAAACCATAGGCAGCCGAGGAGGTCCTGCCGGTAAGGGAGGAAGGTTCTCCGTCTCATTTCCTCCGCCTGCGCCCGGTTCGCCGTGTAAAGCCGCTCGTGCGCCGACGGAACTGTCCTCCGCCGCCTCCCCGTACCGTTCATTGGCCTCTGTTGCGACGGCGGAGGCTGAAACCCCTCCTCTCGCTTTGACGTGAAGGTAGCTGGCTGCGGATTCGTTTCTGGCTCTGAGTGCGCCATGGGCTTCTCCCTGGCTTTGGAGGACGAAAAGGATATCCCATTCCAGAACTTTTTCCCCTGGCCGCTCGCTTCGCTTTTGCTACGGTGGAGGAAATCCTTGAGAGAGATCCACCGCTTTGAGATCCGCCCTGAAGAGGAAGACGACGACGTTGACGAAGAGGACGAGGAACGGGAGGATGCCGAAACGGGAGGTGCCGGAACTTCCTCTGCTTCGATCTGCTTCGGATCTGGAGTCTTCTCGCTTTCTTCACCCCACTCCTCCCTTCCCTTGCCATGCTGCCACCAGCGAAACGGAAGATTCCTCAGCGGCGACATTGATCTGGCCCTCCGATGCACGGACCTACTCCGGAACTTCAGATCCCGTCCGCGTACCTCGATATCCACCGCCTCACGGCTGCCCCGCGCGTCATCCTCCGCGTTCTCATCCTCCTCGGCCCCGAGATCTGGGAGTGGTGCGAGGGACTGCGGGCGCTGGAGGTGGGAAGACAGTTTCATCGGCCGGATCTGACCGTTGAGGAACAGTTCATCGGCAGAGGCGGCAGTGGAGTTTGGGTGGTAGCGGGAGGAGAATTCGAACTCGAAGGAAAACTCACCGGAAGCAGGATCGAAAGGGGAGTCCTCAGGAGAACAGGGAGAGGTCGCGGAAGAGAGGACGTAGTGCATTGGGCTAGACGGGGCGCTAAAGAAGAAGAATCCCGCGATGGCGGAGGACGAACCACCGCGACCGGGGCTGGATGGCGCACTGGCAAAGGGGGTCGAGCAGGCGCTCTCGAACTCGTCGCCATGGCTAGGGCTTTGGAGCTCCATAGTGGGGCGTAGAAGAGAGAGAAGGACGGCGTGAGCCTCGGCCTCTTATCCGATAAGCAAATCCTGGAGCAGCAGGGCGGGGATGGGTTTTCAAGTCCTCTTCGCAGAGCACTGTAGTAAGGCGTGGAtgttataatataatattcaAATGGTATAATAAATATGGATCACATGCAGTTCGGATCGTCTGCACCACAAATCCCTGCTCCATCCCTGCACCACAAATCCCATATAAAATGTTATCACGTGAACAGCACGTGAGCTCGTGCTGGACCACAAACTCATGCGAAACGCAATCCCTAGCCTCTCCATCGTCGTCCCGCGATCGCGACAGTCGCCCATTTACCTGCTAAaacgaagaggaggaggaggagccctaacctcacgccggcGACGGAAGCCTCTCTCTACCACAGCAGCCCCGACGACGGAAAACCTTCACGCCCACATATTTCCCAACCCTAACCCCTCGTGTCCCCGACGGCGCGCGGCGTCCGCGACGGCCTCCAACGGTCCCGACTCACGCAGAAATCCAACTGAGGTCCAGGCCTGCCCGGCGACCAGCGACACCCAAGCTCTGCCGCCCTGATTTCAACTGTTGGTACATCTTTTGAGCTTTCCTCAGTGTCATCTTTCCTTTAGGGAACTATAATAGGTTAGATGTTGAGTTTGTTGAGTTTGTTGCATACTGCACAGATGCAGTATTCATCTGGACCAAAATGCTGCACATATGCAGTATTCATCCGGACCAAAAAACAAAGTTTGAGCGTTCCTCAGCGTTCGCTGCACTTCCTTTAATGTTGAGTTCCAGATTTGATGTTTAATTTTGTTGATTAAACTCCTACATGATACATCAATCTAAAGATTACTCTTACAAAAAAGCAAAATGTAGGCCTCATTTGTTTGAGCTGTTGGGCATGTTTATATTGTGCTATTATCAGATggcactccaaaaataaaattgattagcTTGCTATATACGTATCTGTATATTGTGCTATATTATTGTGCATCTCCAGGCTATATTTAACATCTTTATATTGTGCTATATTATCAGATGGCAATCTAAAGTAATTCTCGTTTGCTTAATAGGTTGGTATTTCATGGCATCAGCAAGTTACAACTCCATCGAAAAtacaaaatttgaacatgtaccATGCAGGGATTGCGGACGAAGAACAATGGTATGTGTTTCAAGATCGACCAAAAATCCCGGAAGGAGGTACTATCGATGTGGGGAACATGGCTGGCAAAAGTGGGTGGTAGCCGATACTTTGTCTGATGAAGACAGCAGTGAAATATGTCATGGAAGATTACGAAAAATAGAGTCAAGGTTAGGTAGTGAACCCATTGCTTCTCGTGGACATAATCTAGGAAATTCAAATGTACCATCAATGGTCTGGATATTAGTTATAGTGAATCTGACTCTTTTGGCTGTTTACCTTATTACTTTGTTAGTTCGGTCTTGTTAATTAATGTTAAGTAATGTTGTTGTTGTAATATGACAGATTAACTGTTTGTAAGAACTAGCTGAAGGTTGTAATGTGGTTTATTAGGTCAGGTGGTTAATTAGTGTTGACTAATGTTGGT from Zingiber officinale cultivar Zhangliang chromosome 5B, Zo_v1.1, whole genome shotgun sequence encodes the following:
- the LOC121986001 gene encoding uncharacterized protein DDB_G0271670-like encodes the protein MELQSPSHGDEFESACSTPFASAPSSPGRGGSSSAIAGFFFFSAPSSPMHYVLSSATSPCSPEDSPFDPASGEFSFEFEFSSRYHPNSTAASADELFLNGQIRPMKLSSHLQRPQSLAPLPDLGAEEDENAEDDARGSREAVDIEVRGRDLKFRSRSVHRRARSMSPLRNLPFRWWQHGKGREEWGEESEKTPDPKQIEAEEVPAPPVSASSRSSSSSSTSSSSSSGRISKRWISLKDFLHRSKSEASGQGKKFWNGISFSSSKAREKPMAHSEPETNPQPATFTSKREEGFQPPPSQQRPMNGTGRRRRTVPSAHERLYTANRAQAEEMRRRTFLPYRQDLLGCLWFSSRSYGAINSFARSLNSVSSR